One window of Nostoc sp. C052 genomic DNA carries:
- a CDS encoding CHAD domain-containing protein, with protein MKLATQPTVKTLGDYAYQAIQKHFKKTLKYEKSVKKDEDPEALHQMRVGMRRLRTAVTRFGLAVDVSKPISDKNIGKIARRLGNLRDLDVLKESLENNYKPNLPRKEQESLQTAFTALAKQREDVLSSVQKTLKDESYKSLKNALDKWLEKPNYQPLGSVTIQQVLPDLLLPEVSNLLLHPGWLVGTEFVNSEVKIQKNWEPEKIEQQLTTEGESLHSLRKEAKRVRYQMELFSDLYGESYAAYIEEVKNIQEILGTMQDSAVLTDWLTDVFKSEIQTQLPTLATLLTENRYQSWQQWQPLQERYLKTETRHSFHLTILHPLS; from the coding sequence ATGAAATTAGCTACACAACCCACGGTAAAAACTCTAGGGGACTACGCCTACCAAGCGATTCAAAAACACTTTAAGAAAACCTTGAAGTATGAAAAATCAGTTAAGAAAGATGAAGATCCAGAAGCGCTGCATCAAATGCGAGTGGGAATGCGTCGCCTACGGACAGCCGTCACTCGGTTTGGACTCGCGGTGGATGTATCCAAACCAATCAGCGATAAAAATATTGGTAAAATAGCCCGTCGTCTTGGTAATCTGCGAGATTTAGATGTACTCAAAGAAAGTTTGGAAAACAATTACAAACCAAACTTACCCCGCAAAGAGCAAGAATCTTTGCAAACAGCTTTCACAGCCTTAGCTAAACAACGTGAAGATGTACTATCGAGTGTACAGAAAACGTTAAAAGATGAATCTTACAAGTCTCTAAAAAATGCCTTAGATAAATGGTTAGAGAAACCCAATTATCAACCTTTGGGATCTGTCACGATTCAGCAAGTTTTACCAGACTTACTTTTACCAGAAGTGAGTAACTTATTATTGCATCCAGGTTGGCTAGTTGGCACTGAATTTGTCAACTCAGAAGTTAAAATCCAGAAAAATTGGGAACCAGAAAAGATAGAACAACAATTGACGACAGAAGGCGAAAGTCTTCATAGTCTGCGAAAAGAAGCGAAACGTGTACGCTACCAAATGGAGTTATTTAGTGACTTATATGGTGAGTCTTACGCAGCTTATATTGAAGAAGTGAAAAATATCCAAGAAATTTTGGGTACGATGCAAGATAGTGCAGTTTTAACTGACTGGCTGACAGATGTTTTCAAGTCAGAAATTCAGACTCAGTTGCCCACCCTTGCTACTTTGTTAACTGAAAATCGTTACCAGTCGTGGCAGCAGTGGCAACCTTTGCAAGAACGGTATCTGAAAACTGAAACCAGACATAGTTTTCATTTAACAATACTGCATCCGCTTTCATGA
- a CDS encoding response regulator yields the protein MTTKQILVVDNEQYIQEVTKICLETVAGWKVETASSGQEGIIKAQTYQPDAILLDVMMPEMDGIATFEKLQANSLTKEIPVILLTAKIQASDRRRYAQMGIVSAIAKPFNPLELAAEVAAALGWSLEK from the coding sequence ATGACAACAAAGCAAATTCTAGTGGTTGATAACGAGCAGTATATCCAAGAAGTTACCAAGATTTGCTTGGAAACAGTGGCAGGCTGGAAAGTAGAGACAGCGAGTTCTGGCCAAGAGGGCATAATTAAAGCCCAGACTTATCAACCAGATGCCATTTTACTAGATGTGATGATGCCAGAGATGGATGGCATCGCGACCTTTGAAAAGTTACAAGCTAATTCATTAACTAAAGAGATTCCGGTAATTTTGTTAACTGCCAAAATCCAGGCTTCCGATCGCCGTCGCTATGCCCAAATGGGAATAGTTAGTGCGATCGCAAAACCATTCAATCCTCTAGAATTAGCTGCTGAAGTCGCCGCAGCCCTGGGTTGGAGTCTGGAAAAGTAG
- a CDS encoding response regulator — translation MKILVVEDDELNAYTLTAVLTNQNYAVEIATDGDAAWDFIQTYDYDLILLDVVLPKLDGISLCRQIRSSGLQMPILLLTGRDSSHEKAIGLDAGADDYVVKPFDEEELIARIRALLRRKGVTSQPVLEYGKLQLDPSSCEVIYAGNLLTLTPKEYALLELFLRNTRRVFSCGMILEHLWCYEDTPQEEAVRTHIKGLRHKLKAVGAPSDLVETVYGIGYRLKSLAEEEKRGARGQAKSSVSNLKSQQQTLMAVAEIWQRFQGRVDEQVRVLEDAIATLNQNTLSSELLSLAVKEAHTLAGSLGTFGLPIGSKLARNIELLLSSGKILSQSEISSLENWVKLLRREINGKNAGEISTLPTPQVLETVTQPLQNDSYPETKILVVDDDPQIQALLQTLLSPWGLKAIALEDPRHFWETLEVVTPDMLILDVELPYTNGIELCQLVRNEPRWSELPILFLTVHSDAEMVNQVFSVGADDFVSKPIVGPELVTRIVNRLERMKLRQRMTQGDRGAGGREQGAGGVNSSLSPSSPSSPDVRAINELELRVAERTAELIRVNQQLQSQLDERQRTQGELRFSQARFARILDIADDAIISINGFQRITLFNQGAEKIFGYSAQEVIGKGLDLLLPQRFFQVHRQHVVDFGQSPNVARRMGERREIYGRRKDGTEFPAEASISKIDMSEEMFYTVILRDITERKQIERMKDEFVSVVSHELRTPLTSIHGSLGMLASDLLPTDSEQGKRLLQIATDSSERLVRLINDILDIERIESGKAKMEPEICNVVDLIVQAVNVMQPLADKAGVKVSISALSGQVWADSDRIVQTLTNLLSNAIKFSSAGSTVCLGAQQQGDEVLLTVKDTGRGIPTDKLESIFERFQQIDSSDSRNHDGTGLGLAICKSIMQQHGGRIWAESVLGEGSTFYVTLPLFEAFQNTDLEDSSNISVIHSGCEQIINSQLSQEPELLTKGPVTTKEFEQRAMELLQQITLNQQKDSSDDNKANSSG, via the coding sequence ATGAAAATATTAGTTGTAGAAGATGATGAGTTAAATGCCTATACACTCACAGCCGTTTTGACTAATCAAAACTATGCGGTTGAAATTGCTACTGATGGTGATGCTGCTTGGGATTTTATTCAAACTTATGATTATGATTTAATCCTCCTGGATGTAGTACTGCCGAAACTGGATGGCATTAGTCTTTGTCGTCAAATCCGGTCTAGTGGTCTGCAAATGCCAATATTATTATTGACAGGGCGCGATAGTAGTCATGAAAAAGCGATCGGGCTAGATGCAGGCGCAGATGACTATGTAGTTAAACCCTTTGACGAAGAAGAGTTAATTGCTCGGATCAGGGCGCTGTTGCGTCGCAAAGGCGTAACTTCCCAGCCTGTGCTGGAGTATGGTAAGTTGCAGCTAGACCCTAGTAGCTGTGAAGTAATTTATGCTGGAAATCTACTAACACTTACTCCAAAAGAGTATGCTCTGTTAGAACTATTCTTACGAAATACTCGCCGGGTTTTCAGTTGCGGGATGATTTTAGAACATCTTTGGTGTTATGAAGATACTCCACAAGAAGAAGCTGTTCGCACTCATATCAAAGGATTACGGCACAAACTCAAAGCTGTAGGAGCGCCCAGTGATTTGGTTGAAACAGTTTATGGTATTGGCTATCGGCTGAAATCACTGGCAGAGGAAGAGAAGAGGGGGGCAAGGGGGCAGGCAAAATCCTCGGTTTCAAATCTCAAATCACAGCAGCAAACATTAATGGCAGTTGCGGAAATTTGGCAACGATTTCAAGGGCGAGTGGATGAGCAAGTGAGGGTGTTAGAGGATGCGATCGCAACTTTAAATCAAAATACTTTAAGTTCCGAATTACTTTCTCTTGCGGTTAAAGAGGCTCATACATTGGCGGGATCTTTAGGTACTTTTGGCTTACCTATTGGCTCAAAATTGGCACGCAATATCGAACTGTTGCTGAGTTCTGGCAAAATCTTGAGTCAATCTGAGATTAGTAGCCTCGAAAATTGGGTAAAGTTATTGCGTCGGGAAATTAACGGAAAAAACGCAGGGGAAATATCTACATTGCCAACCCCACAGGTATTAGAAACAGTAACGCAACCGCTACAAAATGACTCATATCCAGAAACTAAAATATTGGTTGTGGATGACGATCCGCAAATTCAAGCATTGTTACAAACCTTACTTAGTCCTTGGGGACTGAAAGCGATCGCTCTTGAAGATCCACGTCATTTCTGGGAAACCTTGGAAGTTGTTACGCCAGATATGCTAATTCTGGATGTGGAATTACCTTATACAAATGGTATAGAACTTTGCCAATTGGTACGCAACGAGCCGCGCTGGAGTGAGTTACCCATCTTATTCCTCACCGTGCATAGCGATGCCGAAATGGTAAATCAGGTGTTTAGCGTTGGTGCTGATGACTTTGTAAGCAAGCCCATTGTCGGGCCAGAACTAGTAACCCGGATCGTTAATCGCTTAGAACGAATGAAATTGCGGCAACGGATGACGCAGGGGGACAGGGGAGCAGGGGGCAGGGAGCAGGGAGCAGGGGGAGTAAATTCTTCCTTGTCCCCCTCGTCCCCCTCATCCCCCGATGTACGAGCCATCAACGAACTGGAATTGAGAGTTGCAGAACGCACCGCTGAGTTAATTAGAGTCAATCAACAGTTGCAGTCACAACTCGATGAACGTCAACGGACACAAGGCGAGTTACGGTTCTCTCAAGCAAGATTTGCACGGATTTTAGATATTGCTGATGATGCAATTATTTCCATCAACGGATTCCAAAGGATTACCTTGTTTAATCAAGGAGCAGAGAAAATTTTCGGCTATTCTGCCCAAGAAGTGATTGGTAAGGGTCTTGATTTGCTCTTACCGCAGCGCTTTTTTCAAGTGCATCGTCAACACGTCGTTGACTTTGGCCAATCTCCCAATGTTGCCCGTCGGATGGGAGAACGGCGGGAAATCTATGGTCGTCGTAAGGATGGTACTGAATTTCCAGCGGAGGCTTCCATCTCTAAAATAGATATGAGTGAGGAAATGTTTTATACGGTTATTTTACGAGATATCACAGAGCGCAAGCAAATTGAACGTATGAAAGATGAATTTGTCTCTGTTGTTAGTCATGAACTCCGCACACCTTTAACCTCGATTCACGGCTCTCTCGGAATGCTAGCTAGTGATTTGCTACCAACAGACTCAGAGCAGGGAAAACGCCTGCTGCAAATTGCTACTGATAGCAGCGAACGCCTAGTACGTTTAATCAACGACATCCTAGACATTGAGCGGATCGAGTCGGGTAAGGCGAAGATGGAACCAGAAATCTGTAATGTCGTTGATCTGATCGTTCAAGCCGTAAATGTCATGCAGCCTCTAGCTGACAAAGCAGGGGTGAAAGTATCGATTTCTGCCTTATCTGGCCAAGTATGGGCAGATAGCGATCGCATTGTCCAAACCTTGACTAATCTCCTGAGTAACGCCATTAAGTTTTCGTCTGCGGGATCTACGGTTTGCTTGGGGGCACAACAACAAGGGGATGAAGTTTTGTTGACAGTCAAAGATACAGGACGCGGTATCCCAACAGACAAACTTGAGAGTATCTTTGAGCGCTTTCAACAAATTGACTCTTCAGATTCACGCAACCATGATGGGACTGGTTTAGGTTTGGCAATTTGTAAGAGTATTATGCAACAGCACGGTGGACGCATTTGGGCTGAAAGTGTATTGGGCGAAGGTAGCACTTTTTACGTCACTCTACCGTTGTTTGAGGCTTTCCAAAATACTGATTTAGAAGACTCTTCTAACATCTCTGTCATTCATAGTGGTTGTGAGCAAATCATAAATAGCCAACTAAGTCAAGAGCCAGAACTTTTGACCAAAGGGCCTGTTACCACCAAGGAATTTGAACAACGGGCAATGGAGTTACTTCAGCAAATTACCCTGAACCAACAAAAGGATAGCAGTGATGACAACAAAGCAAATTCTAGTGGTTGA
- a CDS encoding NIL domain-containing protein, with protein MKKRVTLTFPKRAVQMPVTYVLAKEFNVAANIIRAQVAPNQIGKLVVELSGDIDQLDAAIEWMRSRHVNVSSTLGEIAIDEDACVHCGLCTGVCPTEALTLHPDTYKLTFTRSRCIVCEQCIPSCPVQAISTNI; from the coding sequence GTGAAAAAACGAGTCACGCTTACCTTCCCGAAACGCGCTGTGCAAATGCCAGTCACTTATGTACTGGCTAAAGAGTTCAACGTCGCTGCCAATATTATCCGCGCCCAAGTTGCTCCAAATCAAATTGGTAAACTAGTAGTAGAGCTATCGGGAGATATCGATCAATTAGATGCGGCTATTGAGTGGATGCGATCGCGCCATGTTAACGTGTCTTCTACATTAGGCGAAATTGCGATCGACGAGGATGCGTGTGTCCACTGTGGTTTGTGTACTGGGGTTTGTCCTACCGAAGCCCTCACCCTCCACCCAGACACGTACAAATTGACATTCACGCGATCGCGGTGTATCGTCTGCGAACAATGTATCCCTAGCTGTCCCGTACAAGCAATTTCTACTAACATTTAA
- a CDS encoding DUF3616 domain-containing protein has translation MSVTYQKYLCLRLDETSSIQRLSLVDTDRFTDDQQFRVAKFINLKLIINLDG, from the coding sequence ATGTCGGTAACATATCAGAAGTATTTATGCTTGAGGTTAGATGAAACCTCAAGTATTCAGCGTCTATCTTTGGTTGATACTGATAGATTTACAGATGATCAACAATTTCGAGTAGCAAAGTTTATCAATTTAAAATTGATAATAAATTTGGATGGGTAA